The DNA segment CCGAAGACGAGCGCAAGTCTAAGTAGATGTCCCGCGAGCTGGACATCCTCCGGTAAGGACGGCGCGCGGGACGCGCCCCGGCGACGGCCACGCCGGGGATATTTTCATGGAGCGCGCATATACAATGCGTGCGCCATGCCACTGGCCGTACGCTCGTTCGCCAAGATCAATCTCGGGCTGCGCATCGGCGCGCGGCGCGCGGACGGCTTCCACGAACTGCGCACCGTCTACCAGACGCTGGCGCTGCACGACGTCATCAAGCTCGAGCTGAAGCCCGGCACGGGCATCGAGATCCGGTCGAAGGACGCGCGCGTCCCGACCGACGAGTCGAACACCTGCTGGCGCGTGGCGGAGCGGCTGCTGAAGTCCGTGAAGCAGCGCAAGCGCGTGGTCCTGACCATCGAGAAGAAACTGCCGGTCGAGGGAGGGGTAGGCGGGGCGTCGTCGAACGCCGCCGCCACGCTGCTGGGGCTGGAGCGCGCTCTCAAGGCGCAGCTGCCAGGCGATGAGAAGCTCAAGCTGGCGGCCGAGATCGGGTCGGACGTCCCGTTATTCCTGGTCGGAGGGACGGTGCTGGGTCTGGGGCGAGGGGAGGACGTCTACCCGCTGCCCGACCTGCCCGCGCTGGACTGCGTGCTGGTGGCGCCGGAGGTGGGGGTATCGACGGCGCGGGCGTTTGCCGACTGGGACCGGCTGCACGACCACGACCAGGGCGGGGACGACGACGAGCTGCCGCGCCCCGGGGGCGCCGCATCGCGCCAGAAATTGACCGTCCCGGAGCAGCACGATACAATGAACAGGTTCAGCGGCTCGGTTTGGAGCTGGCTGAGTGGTACTTCCTCCGGTGTTCCCGCCAAGAGCGGGGACCGGGCCGAGGCACTGCTTCTCGACCTTGTCCGTGCCGGGATAGAGAACGACTTCGAACGCGTCGTCTTTCCCCAGCATTCAGAATTGCGAGAAGTGAAGCGGGCCTTGGAGCGCGCGGGCGCAAGCTTTGCCGCGCTGTCGGGTTCCGGGTCGTCGTTGTTTGGGCTTTTTGGCTCGAGCGGCGAGGCGGAGAAGGCAGCGAAGAGGCTGAGCGTCGACGGGTTGAACGCGGTCGCGAGCCAGACGCTGCCGCGCGCGGAATACTGGAAGCGGCTGTGGGGCTAGACCGCTGAGTTTCGAGTTTCAGGTTTCGAGTTTCAAGAGGCGGAAGCTGGAAACGGGAGACTGGGAACTCGAAACGGGTTTTGGGCGGTCGACTAATGGCAGGTCAAGTGCCTTTGGAGCACTTTGTCCAGGTTCGAATCCTGGCCGCCCAGCCAGGTTGAGGCAAGAGTTGGGAGTCGCGAGATGTGAGTGGCCGTGCCACTCGCGACTCGGGACTCGCAGCTCGGAACTGAGACGATTGAGCAGTCAAACTCCAACGCGAGAGCAGAACATGGCGACCGTGGGAACCGCGACGACGGAAAAAAAGCCGCAAGCGACGCAGCCCAAGGGCGAGCGCAAGCCGCAGCGCGCGCGCCACGACGACAAGTTCAAGATCTTCTCCGGCACGGCGAACGAGCCGCTGGCCGACGAGATCTGCGCCTTCCTCGGGATGCCGCGCTCGCAAGCCGAGCTGAAGCGCTTCTCCGACGGCGAGGTCTACCTGCAGATCATGGAGAACGTGCGCGGCGCCGACGTGTTCGTGGTGCAGCCCACGTGCTTCCCGGTGGACCAGCACCTGATGGAGCTGCTGCTGATGATCGACGCGCTGAAGCGCGCGTCGGCCCGGCGCATCACGACCGTCATCCCGTACTACGGCTACGCGCGGCAGGACCGCAAGGACAAGCCGCGGGTGCCGGTATCGTCGAAGCTGGTGGCGGACCTGCTGACCACGGCGGGCGCCGACCGCGCGCTCATCGTGGACCTGCACGCGCCGCAGATCCAGGGGTTCTTCAACATCCCGGTGGACCACCTGTTCGCGTCGCCGGTGCTGGTGGGCTACGTGAAAGAGCAGGCGTTCCCGAACCTGACGGTGGTGTCGCCCGACGCGGGCGGCGTGGAGCGCGCGCGGTTCTTCGCGAAGAAGGTGGACGCGCCGCTGGCCATCGTGGACAAACGCCGCACGGAGATGAACGTGGCGGAAGTGATGCACGTCATCGGCGACGTGCAGGGCCGCACCGCGCTCATCCTGGACGACATCATCGACACCGCCGGCACGCTGGTGAAGACCGGGGACGCGCTGCTGGAAGCGGGCGCGGCCAAGGTGTTTGCCTGCGCCACGCACCCGGTGCTGAGCGGGCCGGCGATCGAGCGCATCGCGAAGTCGCGCATCGAGCAGGTCATCGTGACCAACACCATCCCGCTGACGGAAGCGGGCAAGAACGAGAAGAAGATCCGGGTGCTTTCGGTGGCGGGGCTGATGGCCCGCGCCATCCAGAGCATTCACGAGGAGACTTCGGTCTCCACGCTGTTCACGTAGGGCAAGAGCCAAGAGCGGTTCGAGAGATCCTGAATTCGGAAGGACGTAAAGAGAAATGGCAACCGGAACGCAGCAACCCACGAACACGGTCGAAGCGCAGCCGCGCCAGGACGCGTCGCGCGGCAAGAACGAAGCGCGCCGCCTGCGCGCCCAGGGACGCATCCCCGCGGTGCTCTACGGCGCGAAGAAGCAGACCATGGCGCTCGCCGTCGACCCCAAGGCGATCACTCGCATCCTGCACTCGGAGGCGGGGCACAACACCATCTTTGACCTGGTCGCGGGCGGGGAGAAGACCAAGGCGATGATCATCGACTGGCAGTACGAGCCCATCAAGGGACACCTGCTGCACATCGACATGAAGCGCATCGCGATGGACGAGAGGCTGCGCGTCAAGGTGCCGGTGATGCTGACCGGGCTGGCGGAAGGCGTGAAGACGCAGGGCGGCATCCTCGAGCAGATCACGCGCGAGGTGGAGATCGAGTGCTTGCCGGGCGACATCCCGAGCCACATCGACATGGACGTGACCGAGCTGGTGTTCACGCAGGTGCGCCGCGTGGCGGACCTGCCGCACTCCGACAAGTACAAGTACATGACCGACGAGAACACGCCGGTGGCGCACATCGTCAGCGTGAAGGAAGAGGTCGCGCCGGCGCCGGAGGCTGTGGCCGACGCGGCTGCCGCTCCCGCCGAGCCCGAGGTCATCAAGAAGGGCAAGCAGGAGACGGAAGAGGAAGGCGCCGAGCCTGCCGCGGCGGGCGAGGCTCCTGCGAAGAAGGAAAAGAAGGAGAAATAAGTTGCGAGTTGCGAGCTGCGAGTCCCGAGCATTTCGGCTACTCGCAACTCGGGACTCACGACTCGCAAGTCGTTCTTTGTCATTTTGGGTGCGGGCGTGAAGCTGATCGTCGGACTCGGAAATCCCGGCATCGAGTATCAGTTCACGCCGCACAACCTCGGATTCCTGGCGCTGGACCGCATCGCGGAAGACTGCGGCGGGCAGATCGGGAATCGCAGGTCGCGCGCGCTCACGGGCAAGTGCTCGCTCGCGGGACATGAAGTGCTCCTGGCCAAGCCGGAGACCTACATGAACCTGAGCGGGCTGGCGGTGGGAGCGCTGGTCAGCGAGTTGGGGATCGACCCGACCAAGGACATGGTCGTGATCTACGACGAACTGGACCTGTCGTGGGGGACGATCCGGATCCGCGAACGCGGCTCGGCGGGGGGCCACAACGGCGTCAAGTCGATCATCGGGGCGCTGGGGACGGAAGAGTTCCTGCGCATCCGGCTCGGGATCGGGCCGGATCACCCGGTGCGCAACGGCCGCGACTACGTGCTGGCGCCGATGAAGAAGGCGCAGCTCAACGTGGCCGCTGAGATGCTGGACGCGGCGGCCGAGGCAGTGCAGGTGATCTTGCAGGCAGGACCGGCGGCGGCGATGAACCGCTTCAACCGGAAGAAGGAAGAAGGTTCAGCCGCGGGCTGAAAGAGTTCAGGAGAAGCAAATGAATCGTGTTTACGAAGTGATGTTCATCGTGCGGCCCGACCAGCAGGACGAGGACGTGGACAAGCTGGTAGCGGGCTTCGAAGCGACCGTGCAGGGCTCGGGCGGCAAGGTGCAGAAGGTGGAGCGGCTGGGCAAGCGCCGGCTGGCCTACATGGTGCAGCGCTTCCTCGACGGCAACTACGTGTTGCTGACGGTGGAGGGCTCGGGCGAGATGGTGCACGAGCTGGAGCGGCGCCTGCGCGTCTCGGAGCCGGTGATGAAGTTCCTCACCGTGCGCATCGACGAGGAGCAGAAGCGGCTCGACAAGATCAAGAAGATCCGCGCGACGCGGGTGAAGCGCGCGCCCATCACGCCGGCGGGCGAGCCGGCGCCGGGCGAGCCGGCCACCACCACGCCGGCTGCGTCCTAGGGACTCGCAAACGAATCAGGAAAGCACCGATCAGGAGAGTTATGGCAGACGAAGTGAAGACGAACGAAGCGGCTCCGGCGACGGAGACGACTACGACCACCGAAGCGCCGGCGGCGGCGCCGGCGCAGGCGGCGAGCACGCCGACGCCGTCGGCTCCCACGCACGGGGGCGGCAGCTACCAGCGGCGGGAAGGGCGTCCGGGCGGGCCGGGCGGCCCGCGCGGCGAGCGCCGGCCGGGCAGCGGCCCGGGAGGGCCGCGCGGCGACCGCAAGTTCTTCCGCCGGAAGAAGGTGTGCAAGTTCTGCGTGGAGAAGATCGACGCGATCGACTACAAGGACGTCGGGCTGCTGCGGCAGTTCGTCGCCGAGCGCGGCAAGATCGTGCCGCGACGGCTGACGGGCGTGTGCACGCCGCACCAGCGGCGCTTGTCTGCCGCCATCAAGCAGGCGCGCAACATCGCGCTGCTGCCGTTCCAGGCAAGGTTCTAGGAGCGTCGTCGGTCTTCGGTCGTCGGCCTTCGGCCGGGACCGTGGCGGCCGACGACCGAGGGCCGACGACATTCTGCGCGCCGAAGGCGCGAGCGAGGACTGAAGACATGGAAGTCATCCTGAAAGAAGACGTTCCCAAGCTGGGTAACCGCGGCGACGTGGTGAAGGTCGCCGAGGGCTACGGCCGCAACTACCTGCTGCCGCGCAAGCTCGCTATCGAGGCGAGCACGGCCAACAAGGCCGTGATCGAGCAGATGAAGCAGGCGGCGGAGCGCCGCTCGGAGCGCGAGCGCGGCGACGCGCAGGCGCTCGCCGGGCAGTTCGAAGGCCTGGCGCTGCACTTCCGCCGCAAAGCCGGCGAGAAGGACCACCTGTTCGGGTCGGTCACCTCGAGCGAGATCGCCGAGGAGCTGGGGAAGAAGGGCATCGAGGTCGATCGCCGGAAGATCGAATCGGAGCCCATCAAGACGCTGGGCGAGCACACCGTGAGCGTGCGGCTGCACCGCGACGTCCACGTGAAGTTCCAGGTCGTGGTGGAGAAGGAAGCGGAGTAAGGGTTTTCGACGTGTGAAGAGGCGGGCGAAGAGCCCGCCTCTTTCTGTTTTGCGCTAGTCGCCGGTGCCGGTCGCGCCGGCGGGCGGGGTGAATTTCTTCATGTCCACCGGCACGTTGACGCGGATCTCGTCGTAGCGCCGGACGATGCCGTGGCTCACGTTGGCGGTGATGATGGTCAAGGGAATACGGACGCCGCCGCCGACGTCCTTGTAGTCCATGAACCAGGTCTCGGCGGGGAACTTGCCGAAAGCGCTGGTCTGCGTGGCGCGGCGCAGGAGGAGCAGGCCGCTCTCCTGGTCGAAGAGATACGTTTCCGTCTTGCCGTCGGAGAGCGTGAGGTCGACGGCCCAGACAGCAGCGCCGCGCACCTTGTCTTCGCCGCGCAGGACAGCCTGCGTGAACGCGGGCAGGTAATCGACGCGCAGGTTGCCGAGGACGTTGGTGCGGATGTTCTCGATCTCGGCGGGCGCCATGGCGTGGGATTCCTTCGGCGTCTGGACCCAGCCGCTGCGGCCGTCGTAGACGACCAGCGTGTTGCCTTGTGCTTCGGTGACCTCGACGCGCACCTTGTCGCCCGCGATGAGCACGTCTTGTTCGAGCGAGCGCGGGCCTTCGGCGCGGGCGTTGTAGCTGGTGACGGTGCCGGAATACTGGCGCGTCTGCACGCGCGCGACGTTCGCTCCGCCGATGGCGAGCCGGTAGTTGGCGAGCACCTGGTCGGCCGTGGGCGGGGCTTCCGGAGCTTCTTTCCTGGGCGCCGTTGCGGCGGCGTACTCCTTCGTCCAGCCGGCGAGCGCGACTGCCGGCGAGCGGGCCGGCTTGGTCGAGCCGTTGTGGCAGGTCGTGCAGGTGACGCGGTTGGGTTGGTCGGGAAAATTCTGCGCGTTGATCTGCCGGACCATCTGCATCATCTCGCGGGCGCGCAGCTTCGCAGGCTTGTCGTCTTTTTCCCACGCGGTGGTGACGTGGCAGTGATCGCAGCCGACGCCGAGCGAGCCCGCGACGAAGGCCATGGTCGCGAACCACTGGTCCGCCGGGACGTCCTTCAGCACCTTGACGTTCTTGAACTGCTCGGCGGCAGTCTTGGGTTGCGTTGGGGATTTCGCGGGCGCGGGCGTGGTTTGCGCGAGCGCGACGGAAGCGAGTGCGAGCAGAGCGAGCGCGGCTCTCATGGAGATTCTCCTGCGTCGGGATGAGAGGGCCTGAAGTATAGACGACGGAGCAAGTGCCGTCGGCTAAAGCCGACTCAAGGTGCGTGACGGGTGCGATAGTCCCGGCACTGACGTGCCGGGCTACGTAGGTGTCTAGAGCCTTTCCAGGAGCTCGCGGGCGACGCGGTAGCCGGTCATCATGGCGCCGTTGACGGTGCCGTTGTGGCCTTCGAAGTTGGCGGCCTCGCCGGCGAAGAAGAGCGTGTCGTCGAGGGGCGCGGCGAGCTCGCGCTCGGCGCCCTCGCCGCCGGCGGCGAGGTAGCTGTATCCGCCACGCGCGAACGGGTCCGACTGCCAGTCGTGCGCGTGCGCCGAGAGCAGCAGCGCGCCCAGGCGGGCGCGGTCAAAGTCCAGGAGGGAGGCCAGCGAGTCGAGGGCGCGCCGCGAGAGGGCGTCGTGCGAGAGGCCGGAGTTCTGCTCGCCGCGCGGCCCGGCGGACCACGCCGTCAGCACGGCGGTGCGCGCCGGGAGCTGGGACCACCAGGTCGGGAAGTGCGGGTCTTCGGAGAACAGGAAGCCGAGTTCGGCGAGCGACTTGCCGGCGGCGTCCTTCA comes from the Terriglobales bacterium genome and includes:
- the ispE gene encoding 4-(cytidine 5'-diphospho)-2-C-methyl-D-erythritol kinase, with protein sequence MPLAVRSFAKINLGLRIGARRADGFHELRTVYQTLALHDVIKLELKPGTGIEIRSKDARVPTDESNTCWRVAERLLKSVKQRKRVVLTIEKKLPVEGGVGGASSNAAATLLGLERALKAQLPGDEKLKLAAEIGSDVPLFLVGGTVLGLGRGEDVYPLPDLPALDCVLVAPEVGVSTARAFADWDRLHDHDQGGDDDELPRPGGAASRQKLTVPEQHDTMNRFSGSVWSWLSGTSSGVPAKSGDRAEALLLDLVRAGIENDFERVVFPQHSELREVKRALERAGASFAALSGSGSSLFGLFGSSGEAEKAAKRLSVDGLNAVASQTLPRAEYWKRLWG
- the rpsR gene encoding 30S ribosomal protein S18; amino-acid sequence: MADEVKTNEAAPATETTTTTEAPAAAPAQAASTPTPSAPTHGGGSYQRREGRPGGPGGPRGERRPGSGPGGPRGDRKFFRRKKVCKFCVEKIDAIDYKDVGLLRQFVAERGKIVPRRLTGVCTPHQRRLSAAIKQARNIALLPFQARF
- the rpsF gene encoding 30S ribosomal protein S6 — translated: MNRVYEVMFIVRPDQQDEDVDKLVAGFEATVQGSGGKVQKVERLGKRRLAYMVQRFLDGNYVLLTVEGSGEMVHELERRLRVSEPVMKFLTVRIDEEQKRLDKIKKIRATRVKRAPITPAGEPAPGEPATTTPAAS
- the rplI gene encoding 50S ribosomal protein L9, which encodes MEVILKEDVPKLGNRGDVVKVAEGYGRNYLLPRKLAIEASTANKAVIEQMKQAAERRSERERGDAQALAGQFEGLALHFRRKAGEKDHLFGSVTSSEIAEELGKKGIEVDRRKIESEPIKTLGEHTVSVRLHRDVHVKFQVVVEKEAE
- the pth gene encoding aminoacyl-tRNA hydrolase, which encodes MKLIVGLGNPGIEYQFTPHNLGFLALDRIAEDCGGQIGNRRSRALTGKCSLAGHEVLLAKPETYMNLSGLAVGALVSELGIDPTKDMVVIYDELDLSWGTIRIRERGSAGGHNGVKSIIGALGTEEFLRIRLGIGPDHPVRNGRDYVLAPMKKAQLNVAAEMLDAAAEAVQVILQAGPAAAMNRFNRKKEEGSAAG
- a CDS encoding ribose-phosphate pyrophosphokinase; the encoded protein is MATVGTATTEKKPQATQPKGERKPQRARHDDKFKIFSGTANEPLADEICAFLGMPRSQAELKRFSDGEVYLQIMENVRGADVFVVQPTCFPVDQHLMELLLMIDALKRASARRITTVIPYYGYARQDRKDKPRVPVSSKLVADLLTTAGADRALIVDLHAPQIQGFFNIPVDHLFASPVLVGYVKEQAFPNLTVVSPDAGGVERARFFAKKVDAPLAIVDKRRTEMNVAEVMHVIGDVQGRTALILDDIIDTAGTLVKTGDALLEAGAAKVFACATHPVLSGPAIERIAKSRIEQVIVTNTIPLTEAGKNEKKIRVLSVAGLMARAIQSIHEETSVSTLFT
- a CDS encoding 50S ribosomal protein L25, which gives rise to MATGTQQPTNTVEAQPRQDASRGKNEARRLRAQGRIPAVLYGAKKQTMALAVDPKAITRILHSEAGHNTIFDLVAGGEKTKAMIIDWQYEPIKGHLLHIDMKRIAMDERLRVKVPVMLTGLAEGVKTQGGILEQITREVEIECLPGDIPSHIDMDVTELVFTQVRRVADLPHSDKYKYMTDENTPVAHIVSVKEEVAPAPEAVADAAAAPAEPEVIKKGKQETEEEGAEPAAAGEAPAKKEKKEK
- a CDS encoding c-type cytochrome, translating into MRAALALLALASVALAQTTPAPAKSPTQPKTAAEQFKNVKVLKDVPADQWFATMAFVAGSLGVGCDHCHVTTAWEKDDKPAKLRAREMMQMVRQINAQNFPDQPNRVTCTTCHNGSTKPARSPAVALAGWTKEYAAATAPRKEAPEAPPTADQVLANYRLAIGGANVARVQTRQYSGTVTSYNARAEGPRSLEQDVLIAGDKVRVEVTEAQGNTLVVYDGRSGWVQTPKESHAMAPAEIENIRTNVLGNLRVDYLPAFTQAVLRGEDKVRGAAVWAVDLTLSDGKTETYLFDQESGLLLLRRATQTSAFGKFPAETWFMDYKDVGGGVRIPLTIITANVSHGIVRRYDEIRVNVPVDMKKFTPPAGATGTGD